In Methanolacinia paynteri, the DNA window ACCACCTGGACAGGATAATTCTTGGCTTCACCGTCATCAGATACGGATGCCTTAAAGACGACTGTTTTTTCTTCGCCAGGCTCGAAAACACTCTCATAAACACTTGCATCTGTCGGAATTACGGGTGAACCGTCAACAGTCTCAAGTTTTATAACTGCATTTTTACCGCTCTCCGATCCGACATTTTTCACATTCATTGTGATATAACCCTCTGTCCCTACGTTGAGAGAATCGGTTGTAACATTCGAAACCTCAAGAACAACCATCGGCTTTATAGTAATAGGAAGTTCCTGATCAAGTTCAACGGTTTTATAGTAATACCTGATACTGTCGGTCCCGAACTGCTCTGCATAATTCAGGTACTGGTAACTGATATCCGCGAGCAGATCATACTCGCCGGCCGGTGCATTTTTATCAATCTTAACAATAAAATTGACGGTTGTACTGGATCCTGCCGCAATATCTCCAATCATCTGCGGATCTGATTTTACAGTAACCGGAGCGTCGTTTTTCAGCAGATCAACAGTGACCATCTTCGCCATATCGGGATTGTCATCGCGATCTACAATATCCGAAGATGTTATCTTCATCTCTTTCAGTCCGGAATTCTGGATCACGATAGGAATCGTTACCTCATCTCCCGGTGAGAATTCGTTTGTGCCGGAGATCGCGACTGTAATTATCGGATCACCACTCAGGTATTTGGTTCCGGCAGATGCAGGAGCAGCAATAAATAATGCCGCAATAATCAAAACTAAAGCCATATATTTAATTTTCATGAGAAAACCTCCCATTAGATCTAACTGTTGTTATTTTCATGACAACATTAATTGCCTTTGAACATATATATATATTTCAATGAACCCAGGCAAAGAAAAATCAGGACAGTTGATAGAGGCCTTGAAATCACTGGGACTGACAAAATATGAGGCCCTGGTTTATATCGGCCTTCTTCAGTTCGAAGGTGCGAGTGCAACCGAGATACACGAGATCTCCGGAGTGCCAAGAGCATCGGTATATCCTGTCCTCGATAAACTCAGCCATAAAGGACTTGTAATAGTATCCAACAGCATACCAAAGAGATTTGAAGCAGTACCCCCGGAAGAGGGAATCATAAAACTGAAAGAAGATATTGAACTAAACGCCGAATACGCCAGTTCCGAACTTCAAAGGATCTATATAAGCAAGATGACTCCTGAAAAAGAGAGGCAGGAACTGATATGGACTCTGTCGGGCCACGAGAATATAATAAACAAGCTTAAATTATCAATAAGCGATGCAAAATCAAAAATACAAATAGTCGCAGACCGGGATTTTATCAAAAAACAGCTGGAAGAAACCCTGTTCGGGCTGGAACAGAAGATTCAGATCGAGATAATCACAGATCAATGGCCTGATGAGGTACCAAAAGGAACCATTGTCCGGATTATTGAGGATAAATTATGTGAATGCCTTGAGACCCAGTACGAGATGGCAGGGATATACATCATTGATTCCAGGAAAGTTATGGTTATAATGAGTTCGCCCGGAAACGATCCCTCGGCATTATTCTCTGAATCAAACGGATTTATATCATTCTTCACAAATTACTGGAAATTCGTTTCATATCACCTGGATAAAAAACGTCCTGTGAAATGTATACAGGGCTAAAAAATGAAATTCATACTGACCTGAAAACAAAGTCAATGGAAAACATAATTCGTTCTTATGAGTAATAGGATCATTGAATGATTCATAACAGGGCAGTAGAAATTGTTAGAAACATTCTTGAATCCGCATCATATGATGTGGAAGAGGGTGATGGACTGATTGATCTGAGCGCGTATTATGACGATGAATGCGTTGTTGTCCTGTGCTCGGATGATTCCGGGAAGATTGACGAATTCAATAAGAAAAATTTCACATTCAGGCTGGATGATGAAAAAGTTGCATGCCGCAAGCTCCTTTTCACGATGAACAGCCATGCCGGGGCAGATAATTGTATTGTCTGGGGGCATCAGGATCTTTCAAAATTCTCAGGACAGGCAGCAGTTGCGTACATCCTCGACCAGTCTCTTGCACTTGAGCTGAAGAAAGAAGAAAGATTCAACGGCGGACCCGAGCAGGTGACTTCCCGCCCCACGCTGGATGACTACGGTCCCGAGCTTCCCCTGATACCGTCTTCAATTACAGAAGAGCGGGCAAGGCAGATTGCAGGAATCAGCGGCGAAATCCGGAGAATATACATTCCGCATTACCTGTATAAATTTACAGGATCAGGAGAAAAACAG includes these proteins:
- a CDS encoding TrmB family transcriptional regulator, with the protein product MNPGKEKSGQLIEALKSLGLTKYEALVYIGLLQFEGASATEIHEISGVPRASVYPVLDKLSHKGLVIVSNSIPKRFEAVPPEEGIIKLKEDIELNAEYASSELQRIYISKMTPEKERQELIWTLSGHENIINKLKLSISDAKSKIQIVADRDFIKKQLEETLFGLEQKIQIEIITDQWPDEVPKGTIVRIIEDKLCECLETQYEMAGIYIIDSRKVMVIMSSPGNDPSALFSESNGFISFFTNYWKFVSYHLDKKRPVKCIQG
- a CDS encoding COG1361 S-layer family protein, giving the protein MKIKYMALVLIIAALFIAAPASAGTKYLSGDPIITVAISGTNEFSPGDEVTIPIVIQNSGLKEMKITSSDIVDRDDNPDMAKMVTVDLLKNDAPVTVKSDPQMIGDIAAGSSTTVNFIVKIDKNAPAGEYDLLADISYQYLNYAEQFGTDSIRYYYKTVELDQELPITIKPMVVLEVSNVTTDSLNVGTEGYITMNVKNVGSESGKNAVIKLETVDGSPVIPTDASVYESVFEPGEEKTVVFKASVSDDGEAKNYPVQVVVEYTDYEGETVSSDAVTVGVDVGGKVDFEVVSEPSVLSPGEKGKITIQYENTGATTVYNAQARISAVDPFTSNDDTAYLGDIAPGEVVTAIYEVTVDDEATLKTYAIDTEIRYRDALDNSQISDSMKAQVVIEKRSGMEILTNPIVLTLVVFIIVGIGYFVWSRKKKNNE